A single region of the Rhodospirillales bacterium genome encodes:
- the ssb gene encoding single-stranded DNA-binding protein, translating to MAGSVNKVILVGNLGAEPDVRTMQSGDKVVNLSVATSETWKDKDTGERKEKTEWHRVVIFNKGLVNVAESYLHKGSKVYIEGQLETRSWEQDGQKKYTTEIVLRPFRSELTMLDSKGASGGSFGESAQGGYVPANQGGAAPAASPAPVDELEDDIPF from the coding sequence GTGGCCGGCAGTGTAAACAAAGTTATTCTTGTTGGAAATTTGGGGGCGGAGCCTGATGTGCGCACGATGCAATCGGGGGACAAGGTGGTGAACCTGTCCGTGGCGACGTCCGAGACGTGGAAAGATAAAGACACCGGGGAGCGCAAGGAAAAAACCGAGTGGCACCGCGTGGTGATTTTTAACAAGGGGCTGGTGAATGTCGCGGAAAGCTATCTTCACAAAGGCTCCAAAGTCTATATCGAAGGGCAGCTTGAAACGCGCAGCTGGGAGCAGGACGGGCAGAAAAAATATACGACGGAGATCGTGCTGCGTCCTTTCCGCAGCGAGCTGACTATGCTGGATTCCAAAGGGGCTTCGGGCGGCAGTTTCGGGGAAAGCGCACAAGGCGGTTATGTGCCGGCCAATCAGGGGGGCGCGGCGCCTGCCGCTTCTCCTGCGCCGGTGGACGAGCTTGAGGACGATATCCCCTTTTAG
- the uvrA gene encoding excinuclease ABC subunit UvrA has product MLKTISVRGAREHNLKDLNIDMPRDRLIVITGLSGSGKSSLAFDTIYAEGQRRYVESLSAYARQFLEMMAKPDVDSIEGLSPAISIEQKTTSKNPRSTVGTVTEIYDYMRLLWARVGIPYSPATGKPIESQTVSQIVDRIMEMGTETKLYLLAPIVRGRKGEYRKEFKELQAKGFQRVKVDGTLYEIEDIPPLNKKLKHDIEVVVDRLVIREDITGRLADSVETALKLADGLCIAENAQSGQQTIFSEKFACPVSGFTIAEIEPRLFSFNSPHGACPDCDGLGVKQILDPALVVPDITKSIAQGAVEPWSKNFAPFYMQAMEAVAKHYNFKTTTPWEKLRQEHKDAILYGSGDEVIPITYHSKSESTWKSNKPFEGVIPSLERRLMETDSPSVREDLARYQTGSPCESCKNQRLKPEALAVKIDGKHIGEAADMSIEEAYAWFQSLCHPDQAKRMEGSSQSAGKKDPSTTLGMTSKGKLTKQQFEIGERILREINERLTFLMNVGLDYLTLARASASLSGGESQRIRLASQIGSGLTGVLYVLDEPSIGLHQRDNNRLLETLKRLRDLGNTVLVVEHDEDAIRSADHLIDMGPGAGVHGGEIVAEGTPQEVIKSKESLTAQYLSGRKTIPLPAKRRKGKKGQRLTLSGASGNNLQNVTGEIPLGTFTCITGVSGSGKSTFTIDTLYRAVSQKLMKSREAPLPFKEIRGLEFLDKVIDIDQSPIGRTPRSNPATYTGAFTPIREWFAGLPESKARGYGPGRFSFNVKGGRCESCKGDGLIKIEMHFLPDIYVTCETCKGKRYNRETLEVKYKNKTIADILDMTVEDAAAFFKAVPSIRDKMETLKDVGLTYIKVGQPATTLSGGEAQRVKLSKELSKRSTGKTLYILDEPTTGLHFEDVRKLLEVLHKLVDQGNSIIVIEHNLEVIKTADHILDIGPEGGHKGGKIIASGTPEDIAATKESYTGRFLAPILKTAPARKRA; this is encoded by the coding sequence ATGTTGAAAACGATTTCTGTCCGCGGGGCGCGGGAACATAACCTGAAAGACCTGAACATCGATATGCCGCGCGACAGGCTTATCGTTATTACGGGTCTGTCCGGCTCCGGCAAATCCTCGCTGGCGTTCGACACCATCTATGCCGAGGGACAGCGGCGCTATGTCGAGAGCCTGTCCGCCTATGCCCGGCAATTCCTGGAAATGATGGCCAAGCCGGATGTCGATTCCATCGAAGGGCTCTCCCCCGCCATTTCCATCGAACAAAAAACGACCTCCAAGAATCCGCGTTCCACCGTCGGAACCGTCACGGAAATTTACGATTACATGCGCCTGCTCTGGGCGCGGGTGGGCATCCCCTATTCCCCCGCCACCGGCAAGCCCATCGAAAGCCAGACGGTCAGCCAGATCGTCGACCGGATCATGGAGATGGGCACGGAAACGAAGCTCTACCTCCTCGCCCCGATCGTGCGCGGACGCAAGGGGGAATACCGGAAAGAATTCAAGGAATTACAGGCCAAAGGGTTCCAGCGCGTGAAAGTGGACGGCACGCTTTATGAAATCGAAGATATCCCGCCCCTCAACAAGAAACTCAAACACGATATCGAAGTCGTGGTAGACCGGCTGGTCATTCGGGAGGACATCACCGGACGCCTCGCCGATTCCGTCGAAACGGCCCTGAAACTGGCGGACGGATTATGTATCGCAGAAAATGCGCAGAGCGGGCAGCAGACGATCTTTTCCGAAAAATTCGCCTGCCCCGTGAGCGGATTCACCATTGCGGAAATCGAACCGCGCCTTTTTTCCTTCAACTCCCCGCACGGCGCCTGCCCCGACTGTGACGGGCTGGGCGTCAAACAGATTCTCGACCCGGCACTGGTGGTGCCGGATATCACGAAATCCATCGCGCAGGGCGCAGTCGAACCATGGTCCAAAAACTTCGCGCCCTTTTACATGCAGGCCATGGAAGCCGTTGCAAAACATTACAATTTCAAAACAACAACGCCATGGGAAAAGCTCCGGCAGGAGCACAAGGACGCGATCCTTTACGGCTCCGGCGACGAGGTCATTCCGATCACCTATCACAGCAAATCCGAAAGCACATGGAAAAGCAACAAACCGTTCGAAGGGGTTATCCCGTCTTTAGAGCGGCGTCTGATGGAAACAGACAGCCCCTCCGTGCGGGAAGATCTGGCCCGCTACCAGACCGGCTCCCCTTGCGAATCCTGCAAAAACCAGCGTTTGAAGCCGGAAGCGCTGGCCGTTAAAATCGACGGGAAACATATCGGCGAGGCCGCCGACATGTCGATTGAAGAGGCTTATGCGTGGTTTCAATCACTTTGTCATCCCGACCAAGCGAAGCGCATGGAGGGATCTTCACAAAGTGCCGGCAAAAAAGATCCCTCGACTACGCTCGGGATGACAAGCAAGGGAAAATTAACAAAACAGCAGTTTGAAATCGGCGAGCGCATCCTCAGGGAAATCAACGAACGCCTGACCTTCCTGATGAATGTCGGGCTGGACTATCTGACCCTCGCGCGCGCGTCGGCAAGCCTGTCCGGCGGAGAAAGCCAGCGCATCCGTCTGGCCTCGCAGATCGGCTCCGGCCTGACGGGCGTTTTGTATGTGCTGGACGAGCCCTCCATCGGCCTGCACCAGCGCGACAACAACCGCCTGCTGGAAACCCTCAAGCGTCTGCGCGACCTGGGCAATACCGTTTTGGTGGTGGAGCACGACGAAGACGCCATCCGCTCCGCCGATCACCTCATCGATATGGGCCCCGGCGCGGGCGTGCATGGCGGCGAAATCGTCGCCGAAGGAACGCCGCAGGAGGTCATCAAGTCAAAAGAAAGCCTGACCGCCCAATATCTCAGCGGCAGGAAAACCATCCCCCTCCCCGCCAAACGCCGCAAGGGAAAGAAGGGGCAGCGCCTTACACTGAGCGGCGCAAGCGGCAACAATCTCCAAAACGTCACCGGGGAGATTCCGCTGGGCACCTTCACCTGCATCACAGGCGTCTCCGGCAGCGGAAAATCCACCTTTACGATCGATACGCTTTACAGGGCCGTGAGTCAGAAACTCATGAAAAGCCGCGAAGCCCCCTTGCCGTTCAAAGAGATCCGGGGGCTCGAATTCCTGGACAAGGTGATCGATATCGACCAGTCCCCCATCGGCCGCACGCCGCGCTCCAACCCGGCCACCTATACGGGCGCCTTCACCCCCATCCGGGAATGGTTTGCGGGCCTGCCGGAATCCAAGGCCCGGGGGTACGGCCCCGGACGCTTCTCCTTCAACGTCAAGGGCGGGCGCTGCGAATCCTGCAAAGGCGACGGGCTCATCAAGATCGAAATGCATTTCCTGCCCGACATTTATGTGACATGCGAAACCTGCAAGGGCAAACGCTACAACCGCGAAACGCTGGAAGTTAAATATAAAAACAAAACGATAGCCGATATTCTTGACATGACAGTCGAAGACGCCGCCGCATTTTTCAAGGCCGTCCCGTCCATACGCGACAAGATGGAAACCCTTAAAGACGTGGGCCTGACCTACATCAAAGTGGGGCAACCCGCCACGACCCTCTCCGGCGGGGAAGCCCAGCGCGTAAAACTCTCCAAAGAACTCAGCAAAAGATCCACCGGCAAGACGTTGTATATACTGGACGAACCGACGACGGGCCTGCATTTCGAAGATGTGCGCAAACTCCTTGAAGTGCTGCACAAGCTGGTGGACCAGGGCAATAGCATCATCGTGATCGAACATAATCTGGAGGTGATTAAAACCGCCGACCATATCCTTGATATCGGCCCCGAAGGCGGGCATAAAGGCGGAAAAATCATCGCCTCCGGCACCCCGGAAGATATCGCCGCCACAAAGGAAAGCTATACGGGCCGGTTTCTTGCCCCTATCCTGAAGACAGCACCGGCCCGCAAACGCGCCTGA
- a CDS encoding DUF2059 domain-containing protein yields the protein MKQLLILLGFLVLAAPAFAQDAPEEEKAAQAQEKPVLDPDFEQRLNLAEKMHDIWPIRPRVEDALDMTAESLPEAERAEFKAHMRKVIKYDQLEEESIEAMARIYTVEELQAMLDFYSSKEGRSVSAKTSEYMEALEPAIIKMLDGALMSVRTGSSPDGFYQQQ from the coding sequence ATGAAACAGCTTCTGATTCTTTTGGGTTTTTTGGTTTTGGCGGCGCCTGCTTTTGCGCAGGATGCGCCGGAAGAAGAAAAGGCGGCGCAGGCGCAGGAAAAGCCTGTCCTTGATCCCGATTTTGAGCAGCGTCTTAACCTTGCGGAAAAAATGCACGATATCTGGCCGATCCGGCCCAGGGTTGAGGATGCGCTTGATATGACCGCGGAGAGCCTGCCGGAGGCTGAAAGGGCGGAATTCAAGGCGCATATGCGCAAAGTGATTAAATACGACCAGCTCGAAGAAGAATCGATTGAGGCTATGGCCAGAATCTACACGGTAGAGGAGCTTCAGGCGATGCTTGACTTCTACAGCTCCAAGGAAGGGCGTTCCGTTTCCGCCAAAACAAGCGAGTATATGGAGGCGCTGGAGCCTGCCATTATCAAGATGCTGGACGGGGCCCTGATGAGTGTGCGCACAGGCAGTTCGCCGGACGGATTTTATCAGCAGCAGTAG